The following are from one region of the Mycolicibacterium helvum genome:
- the prpD gene encoding 2-methylcitrate dehydratase PrpD — protein MQIHDVRTRRSAEEFPRSDHLAWKIAELAADPVPVPPETEAMVINRIIDNAAVSAASVIRRPVTVAREQALAHRCARNGAKVFGVPGSVSPEWAAWANGVAVRELDFHDTFLAAEYSHPGDNIPALVAVAQHFDVRGTDLIRGIATAYEVQIDLVKGICLHEHKIDHVAHLGPSVSAGLGTMLRLDPETIYNAVGQALHLTTATRQSRKGLISSWKAYAPAYAGKVAIEAVDRAMRGEGSPAPIWEGEDGVIAWLLSGPGHTYQVPLPAPGQPKRAILDSYTKEHSAEYQSQAPIDLARRLRERIGDLDQIASIALHTSHHTHVVIGTGSHDPQKFDPDASRETLDHSVMYIFAVALQDGSWHHERSYAPERAHRPDTIELWRKISTVEDPEWTRRYHSTDPAEKAFGARAVVTLKNGDVITDELAVADAHPLGARPFERDQYITKFLELADGVVEDAEQKRFLSTVGDLARIRPGGLDALNVLADPRVLDKAPTIPSGIFS, from the coding sequence TTGCAGATTCACGACGTCCGTACCCGGCGCAGCGCGGAGGAGTTTCCGCGTTCCGATCACCTGGCGTGGAAGATCGCCGAATTGGCCGCCGATCCGGTGCCCGTCCCGCCGGAGACCGAAGCGATGGTCATCAACCGCATCATCGACAACGCCGCGGTATCGGCGGCCTCGGTCATCCGGCGGCCGGTCACCGTCGCGCGTGAACAGGCGCTGGCCCACCGGTGCGCCCGCAACGGCGCCAAGGTGTTCGGCGTCCCCGGCAGCGTGTCGCCGGAATGGGCTGCCTGGGCCAATGGAGTCGCGGTCCGCGAACTGGATTTTCACGACACGTTTCTGGCCGCCGAGTACTCGCACCCGGGTGACAACATCCCGGCGCTGGTCGCCGTCGCGCAGCATTTCGACGTCCGCGGTACCGACCTGATCCGTGGCATCGCCACCGCCTACGAGGTACAGATCGACCTGGTCAAGGGAATCTGCTTGCACGAGCACAAGATCGATCATGTCGCGCATCTGGGACCGTCGGTATCGGCAGGCCTTGGCACCATGCTGCGGCTTGATCCCGAGACCATTTACAACGCCGTCGGACAGGCACTGCATCTGACCACGGCTACCCGACAGTCCCGTAAGGGGTTGATCTCCAGCTGGAAGGCCTACGCCCCGGCCTACGCCGGCAAGGTGGCGATCGAGGCCGTCGACCGCGCCATGCGGGGCGAGGGCTCGCCCGCGCCGATCTGGGAGGGCGAGGACGGTGTCATCGCCTGGCTGCTGTCGGGTCCTGGACACACCTACCAGGTGCCGCTGCCCGCGCCGGGGCAACCCAAGCGCGCGATCCTCGACAGCTACACCAAGGAGCATTCGGCTGAATACCAGAGTCAGGCGCCGATCGACCTGGCCCGCCGGCTGCGTGAGCGGATCGGCGATCTCGATCAGATCGCCTCCATCGCGCTGCACACCAGCCACCACACCCACGTGGTGATCGGCACCGGCTCCCATGATCCGCAGAAGTTCGACCCCGACGCATCCCGCGAGACTCTCGACCATTCGGTGATGTACATCTTCGCCGTCGCACTGCAAGACGGCAGCTGGCACCACGAACGGTCGTACGCGCCGGAACGGGCGCACCGCCCTGACACCATCGAACTGTGGCGAAAGATCTCCACCGTCGAGGATCCGGAGTGGACGCGTCGCTACCACTCCACTGACCCGGCCGAAAAGGCCTTCGGCGCCCGCGCCGTGGTCACGCTGAAGAACGGCGATGTGATCACCGACGAGCTGGCGGTTGCCGACGCGCATCCGTTGGGCGCCCGGCCCTTTGAGCGGGACCAGTACATCACCAAATTCCTCGAGCTCGCCGACGGTGTCGTCGAGGACGCCGAGCAGAAGCGGTTCCTGTCGACCGTTGGCGACCTGGCCCGGATCCGGCCGGGCGGACTGGACGCGCTCAACGTTCTCGCCGATCCGCGGGTCCTGGACAAGGCGCCTACCATCCCGTCCGGGATTTTCTCGTGA
- a CDS encoding short-chain fatty acyl-CoA regulator family protein, giving the protein MAASKTFAGARLRRLREEHGLTQVGLARALDLSTSYVNQLENDQRPITVPVLLTLTERFNLPAHFFAPDSDARLVADLRESLAESHATTTQIEELAARMPSVGQAIVSLHRRMVNATAELEALRSRASVDIPDDPARPMPFEEVRDFFYDRKNYVDELDRAAEELFDAHHLRVGELDVQLIRVLADDLGITAVLDDGKSLGPNVKRRYRPDTATLHIARWLHPGQRAFQMATQLALLTQADTIDAILATDDQLTAEAREVARIGLANYFAGALLLPYRRFLQSANELRYDIDQLARRFEVGFETVCHRLSTLQRPDARGVPFIFVRADAAGNISKRQSATAFHFSRVGGSCPLWVVHHAFNRPGEFITQVAQMPDGRSYFWIARTTDSPPSRYLGHRKTFAIGLGCELNHADKLVYSAGVDLTNAETSVPIGAGCKVCDRTACAQRAFPYIGRPVHVDPHASTDLPYPSASTG; this is encoded by the coding sequence GTGGCGGCATCTAAGACCTTTGCCGGGGCGCGATTGCGCCGCCTGCGGGAGGAGCACGGCCTCACCCAGGTCGGACTGGCCAGGGCACTGGACCTATCGACGAGCTACGTCAATCAGCTGGAGAACGACCAGCGGCCCATCACCGTGCCGGTCTTGTTGACCCTGACCGAGCGATTCAATCTGCCCGCCCATTTCTTCGCCCCCGATTCCGATGCCCGGCTGGTGGCCGACCTACGGGAAAGCCTCGCCGAAAGCCATGCCACCACGACACAGATCGAGGAACTGGCTGCCCGGATGCCCAGTGTCGGGCAAGCCATCGTCAGCCTGCACCGCCGGATGGTCAACGCCACCGCCGAACTGGAGGCGCTGCGTAGCCGGGCCAGCGTCGATATCCCCGACGACCCGGCACGACCGATGCCTTTCGAAGAGGTCCGTGACTTCTTCTACGACCGCAAGAACTACGTCGACGAACTCGACCGAGCTGCCGAGGAACTGTTCGACGCCCACCACCTCCGCGTCGGTGAGCTTGATGTGCAGCTGATCCGGGTACTGGCCGACGATCTCGGTATCACCGCCGTCCTTGACGACGGAAAGAGCCTGGGTCCCAACGTCAAACGCCGCTATCGTCCGGACACCGCGACGCTGCACATCGCACGTTGGCTGCATCCAGGTCAGCGGGCCTTCCAGATGGCCACCCAGCTCGCGCTGCTAACCCAAGCCGACACGATCGACGCCATCCTGGCCACCGACGATCAACTCACAGCCGAAGCACGCGAAGTCGCCCGCATCGGGCTGGCGAACTACTTCGCCGGCGCCCTGCTGCTGCCGTACCGCCGGTTCCTGCAGTCCGCCAACGAACTTCGCTACGACATCGACCAGCTGGCCCGCCGCTTCGAGGTCGGATTCGAAACCGTCTGCCATCGGCTTTCGACCCTGCAACGCCCGGACGCCCGCGGCGTGCCGTTCATCTTCGTCCGCGCCGATGCCGCGGGGAACATCTCGAAACGTCAATCCGCCACGGCCTTCCACTTCTCGCGGGTAGGCGGCAGCTGCCCGCTGTGGGTGGTGCACCACGCGTTCAACCGGCCCGGCGAATTCATCACCCAGGTGGCCCAGATGCCCGATGGCCGGTCGTACTTCTGGATCGCCCGCACCACCGACTCACCGCCGAGCCGCTACCTCGGACACCGCAAGACATTCGCCATCGGACTCGGGTGCGAGCTCAATCATGCCGACAAACTGGTCTACTCCGCCGGGGTCGACCTCACCAATGCCGAGACCAGTGTCCCGATCGGCGCTGGCTGCAAGGTGTGCGACCGGACGGCGTGCGCGCAGCGAGCATTTCCCTACATCGGCAGGCCGGTGCACGTCGATCCGCATGCCAGCACCGACTTGCCCTACCCGTCGGCCAGTACCGGCTGA
- a CDS encoding energy-coupling factor ABC transporter permease: protein MHIEPGIVEGPKIILSYVTAGGAGAYGLYLAAKLVKDRGLGALLLRTMMTTALVFVFFQVFPHYPVGISEVHLILGSTLFLLFGAAPAAFGLAGGLLLQGLFFAPYDLPQFGMNVTTLLVPLFALQFVAHKVIAPETPYVQLKYRQALALSTTYQAGIVSWVAFWALHGEGFAGQTVRDIATFGAAYMTVIIVEPLADLGVLAAAKGLHQLKNSPILERRLFSPA from the coding sequence GTGCATATCGAACCGGGCATCGTTGAGGGTCCCAAGATCATCTTGAGCTATGTCACTGCCGGCGGCGCCGGAGCGTACGGGCTGTATCTGGCCGCCAAGCTGGTGAAGGATCGCGGCCTCGGTGCGCTCCTGCTCCGGACGATGATGACCACCGCGCTGGTGTTCGTGTTCTTCCAGGTGTTCCCGCACTACCCGGTCGGTATTTCGGAAGTTCACCTCATCCTCGGCTCCACACTGTTCCTGCTTTTCGGTGCCGCTCCCGCCGCGTTCGGCTTGGCGGGTGGACTGCTGCTGCAGGGGTTGTTCTTCGCACCATACGATCTCCCGCAGTTTGGGATGAACGTCACGACGCTGTTGGTGCCGCTATTCGCTCTGCAGTTCGTCGCGCACAAGGTGATCGCACCGGAAACGCCGTATGTCCAACTGAAATACCGTCAGGCGCTGGCTCTTTCGACGACATACCAGGCAGGGATCGTGTCCTGGGTCGCGTTCTGGGCGTTGCACGGAGAGGGTTTCGCGGGGCAGACAGTCCGCGATATCGCGACCTTCGGTGCCGCCTACATGACCGTCATCATCGTCGAGCCACTTGCCGATCTCGGTGTACTCGCCGCGGCGAAGGGACTACATCAGCTGAAGAACAGCCCGATCCTCGAACGGCGGCTGTTCAGCCCCGCGTAG
- a CDS encoding (2Fe-2S)-binding protein → MSRLVAPALATACLAGVVPRLDPYQARWRPVVGGPVPIAFTTVAGTAVDDADEAAVALETTVLVPCVEPLLTAYADQFRLSTRVLRGNVASALAGAAGMLMRSSSMFRIGPIEAVQALLDRPSLTGAGHYVRPFDDHQDRFFVRRNCCLFYRIPGGGTCGDCVLVPDADRADMWRAALRAAEKTGEPAG, encoded by the coding sequence ATGTCACGGCTTGTCGCACCTGCGCTGGCGACAGCGTGCCTTGCCGGGGTGGTTCCTCGACTGGACCCATACCAGGCCCGCTGGCGGCCGGTCGTGGGCGGACCTGTGCCCATCGCCTTCACAACCGTCGCTGGCACAGCGGTCGACGATGCCGACGAAGCGGCCGTTGCGTTGGAGACAACGGTGCTAGTGCCGTGCGTCGAACCCCTTCTGACGGCATACGCCGATCAATTCCGGCTGTCGACGCGCGTCCTGCGGGGGAATGTTGCTTCGGCCTTGGCCGGGGCGGCGGGAATGCTGATGCGAAGTTCGTCGATGTTTCGCATCGGCCCGATAGAGGCCGTACAGGCCCTTCTGGACCGGCCGTCACTAACCGGTGCGGGCCACTACGTACGACCGTTCGATGATCACCAGGATCGATTCTTCGTCCGGCGCAATTGCTGTCTGTTCTATCGGATACCTGGTGGCGGCACATGCGGAGACTGCGTGCTGGTCCCGGACGCTGATCGTGCCGATATGTGGCGTGCCGCGCTACGTGCTGCTGAGAAAACTGGCGAGCCGGCGGGCTGA
- a CDS encoding pyruvate carboxylase — protein MFSKVLVANRGEIAIRAFRAAYELGVGTVAVYPYEDRNSLHRSKADESYQIGEEGHPVRAYLNVEQIVSTALACGADAIYPGYGFLSENPELAAACAAAGITFVGPSADVLELTGNKARAIAAARAAGLPVLASSEPSADIEELARAADSIGFPLFVKAVAGGGGRGMRRVTQAADLEEAIEAASREAESAFGDPTVFLEQAVINPRHIEVQILADSTGEVVHLFERDCSVQRRHQKVIELAPAPNLNPDLRQRICADAVAFARQIGYSCAGTVEFLLDERGQHVFIEMNPRIQVEHTVTEEITDVDLVSAQLRIASGETLANLGLDQDAVQIRGAAMQCRITTEDPASGFRPDTGRITGYRSPGGAGIRLDGGTNIGAEVTAHFDSMLVKLSCRGSDFPAAVRRARRALAEFRIRGVATNISFLQAVLDDPDFRAGQVSTSFIDERPHLLTARSSADRGTKILNYLADVTVNQPHGPRPSALYPRDKLPDIDLTIAPPPGSKQRLAELGPNGFARWLRESSAVGVTDTTFRDAHQSLLATRVRTSGLLRVASHIARMTPELLSVECWGGATYDVALRFLKQDPWDRLAALREALPNICLQMLLRGRNTVGYTPYPEQVTHAFVEEAAHTGVDIFRIFDSLNNIDAMRPAIDAVLNTGTTIAEVAMSYTGDLADPGESLYTLDYYLRLAEAIAQAGAHVLAIKDMAGLLRAPAAATLVAALKSRFDLPVHVHTHDTPGGQLATYAAAWAAGADAVDGAAAPLAGTTSQPSLSSIVAAAAHTEFDTGLSLSAVCDLEPYWEALRKVYAPFDVAASGPTFPTGRVYTHEIPGGQLSNLRQQAVALGLGDRFEEIEDAYAGADRVLGRLVKVTPSSKVVGDLALSLVGAGASAQEFAAEPARYDIPDSVIGFLRGELGDPPGGWPEPLRSKALQGRGPAKPEQELTAEQAAALAAPGPKRQAMLNHLLFAGPTAEFEAHREEFGDTSRLSANQFFYGLRHGEEHRVNLEPGVELLIGLEAISDADERGMRTVMCIINGQLRPVMVRDRSIASNVPVAEKADRTNPDHIAAPFAGVVTVSVAQGDTVEAGQTLATIEAMKMEAAITATKAGTVTRIAVATTAQVEGGDLLVVVVRD, from the coding sequence GTGTTTTCCAAGGTTCTGGTTGCCAATCGCGGTGAGATCGCGATCCGGGCGTTCCGTGCCGCCTACGAGTTGGGTGTCGGCACCGTCGCGGTCTACCCGTATGAGGACCGTAATTCGCTGCATCGGTCGAAGGCCGACGAGTCGTATCAGATCGGCGAGGAAGGCCATCCGGTCCGCGCGTATCTGAATGTCGAGCAGATCGTGTCGACCGCGCTGGCCTGCGGAGCCGATGCGATCTACCCGGGGTACGGGTTCTTGTCGGAGAACCCGGAGCTGGCGGCTGCCTGCGCAGCAGCGGGCATCACGTTCGTCGGTCCGTCGGCAGACGTGCTGGAGCTGACCGGCAACAAGGCGCGGGCCATCGCGGCCGCGCGGGCTGCAGGGCTGCCGGTGTTGGCGTCTTCGGAGCCGTCGGCTGACATCGAGGAGTTGGCGAGAGCCGCGGATTCGATCGGTTTCCCGTTGTTCGTCAAGGCGGTGGCCGGTGGTGGCGGCCGTGGAATGCGCCGCGTGACCCAGGCCGCTGACCTGGAGGAGGCTATCGAAGCTGCCTCCCGCGAGGCGGAATCGGCGTTCGGCGATCCGACGGTGTTCCTGGAACAGGCGGTGATCAATCCGCGGCACATCGAGGTGCAGATTCTGGCCGACAGTACCGGTGAGGTCGTTCACTTGTTCGAGCGCGACTGCAGTGTGCAGCGCCGACATCAGAAGGTGATCGAGCTGGCGCCGGCGCCGAACCTGAATCCCGATTTGCGGCAACGGATTTGCGCAGACGCGGTGGCGTTCGCGCGGCAGATCGGGTACAGCTGTGCGGGCACGGTTGAGTTCCTGCTCGACGAGCGGGGTCAGCACGTCTTCATCGAGATGAATCCTCGGATCCAGGTGGAACACACGGTGACCGAAGAGATCACCGATGTGGATCTGGTGTCCGCGCAACTGCGGATCGCCAGCGGTGAGACCTTGGCCAACCTCGGATTGGACCAAGACGCAGTGCAGATTCGCGGCGCCGCGATGCAGTGCCGGATCACCACGGAAGACCCGGCCAGCGGGTTCCGGCCGGACACCGGGCGGATCACTGGATATCGGTCACCGGGCGGCGCGGGCATCCGCCTCGACGGCGGCACCAACATCGGTGCTGAAGTCACCGCCCACTTCGACTCCATGCTGGTCAAACTCAGCTGTCGCGGTTCAGATTTTCCGGCCGCGGTACGCCGCGCGCGGCGGGCGCTGGCCGAATTCCGGATCCGTGGTGTCGCCACCAACATCTCGTTTCTGCAGGCAGTTTTGGACGATCCCGACTTTCGGGCCGGGCAGGTCAGCACCTCGTTCATCGATGAGCGCCCGCATCTTCTGACGGCGCGGTCCAGTGCTGACCGCGGTACCAAGATCTTGAACTACCTGGCCGATGTCACGGTCAATCAGCCGCACGGTCCACGTCCCTCGGCGCTCTACCCACGCGACAAGCTGCCCGATATCGACCTGACGATAGCCCCGCCGCCAGGGTCGAAACAGCGGTTGGCTGAGCTCGGCCCGAACGGCTTCGCGCGCTGGCTGCGCGAATCCTCTGCTGTCGGCGTCACCGATACCACATTTCGGGATGCGCACCAGTCATTGTTGGCCACCCGTGTGCGGACCAGTGGATTGCTGCGCGTGGCGTCCCATATCGCCCGCATGACGCCGGAGCTACTCTCGGTCGAGTGTTGGGGCGGAGCAACCTATGACGTGGCGTTGCGCTTCCTCAAGCAGGATCCCTGGGATCGGTTGGCAGCGCTCCGCGAGGCACTGCCGAATATCTGCCTGCAAATGCTGCTCCGTGGACGCAACACCGTCGGGTACACGCCCTACCCCGAACAGGTGACGCATGCATTCGTCGAGGAAGCGGCGCACACCGGCGTGGACATCTTCCGGATATTTGATTCGCTCAACAACATTGATGCCATGCGCCCGGCGATCGATGCGGTGCTGAATACGGGTACGACGATCGCCGAGGTGGCGATGTCCTATACCGGTGATCTAGCCGATCCGGGCGAAAGCCTCTACACGCTGGACTATTACCTGCGATTGGCCGAGGCGATCGCGCAGGCCGGCGCGCATGTATTGGCTATCAAGGATATGGCCGGACTGTTGCGTGCCCCGGCCGCTGCCACTCTGGTCGCTGCGCTGAAGTCACGATTCGATCTGCCGGTGCACGTGCACACCCATGACACCCCCGGCGGGCAATTGGCGACGTACGCCGCGGCCTGGGCGGCCGGAGCCGATGCCGTCGATGGGGCGGCGGCACCATTGGCCGGCACCACCAGCCAGCCGTCACTCTCGTCGATTGTGGCTGCAGCGGCACACACCGAATTCGACACCGGGCTGTCGCTGTCCGCGGTGTGCGATCTGGAGCCGTATTGGGAGGCCCTGCGAAAGGTGTACGCGCCATTCGATGTTGCGGCGTCTGGGCCGACATTTCCCACCGGACGGGTGTACACCCACGAGATCCCGGGCGGTCAGCTGAGTAACTTGCGCCAACAGGCCGTCGCCTTGGGGTTGGGGGATCGGTTCGAAGAGATCGAGGACGCCTATGCCGGCGCTGATCGCGTGTTGGGCCGGTTGGTGAAGGTCACTCCGTCGAGCAAGGTGGTGGGGGACCTGGCGTTGTCGCTGGTTGGTGCCGGAGCCAGCGCGCAGGAGTTCGCGGCCGAGCCGGCCCGCTATGACATCCCGGATAGTGTGATCGGGTTTCTGCGCGGGGAGCTGGGCGATCCGCCGGGAGGATGGCCAGAACCGTTGCGGTCCAAGGCTCTCCAGGGTCGTGGGCCGGCCAAACCGGAGCAGGAGTTGACCGCCGAGCAGGCGGCGGCGCTGGCCGCGCCGGGGCCTAAACGCCAGGCGATGCTCAATCATCTGCTGTTCGCCGGACCGACGGCCGAGTTTGAGGCGCACCGCGAGGAGTTCGGTGATACGTCGCGGCTGTCAGCCAATCAGTTCTTCTACGGATTGCGTCACGGCGAGGAACACCGGGTCAACCTGGAGCCCGGAGTGGAGTTGCTGATCGGCTTGGAGGCGATCAGCGATGCCGATGAGCGAGGGATGCGCACGGTGATGTGCATCATCAATGGGCAGTTGCGCCCGGTCATGGTGCGGGATCGCTCCATCGCCTCGAATGTTCCGGTGGCGGAGAAGGCTGATCGGACCAACCCCGACCACATAGCTGCGCCGTTCGCCGGTGTGGTCACCGTGTCGGTCGCCCAGGGGGACACTGTGGAAGCCGGGCAGACGTTGGCGACGATCGAGGCGATGAAGATGGAAGCCGCGATCACCGCCACCAAAGCCGGCACCGTCACCCGGATCGCGGTCGCCACCACCGCCCAAGTCGAAGGCGGGGACCTACTGGTGGTGGTCGTTCGGGACTAG
- the prpB gene encoding methylisocitrate lyase: MTAGLIGSVASAADKRARFRRGLDSGRLLRFPGAFSPLVAKLVAEIGFDGIYVSGAVLSADLGLPDIGLTTLTEISSRGAQIAGVNDLPTLIDADTGFGEPMSAARTVTVLEDAGLAGCHLEDQVNPKRCGHLDGKAVVPTEEMVKRLRAAVAARRDPNFIICARTDAAGIEGVPAAIDRAKAYADAGADLIFTEALHTPLDFEQFRAGVDTPLLANMTEFGKSELLTAAQLSDIGYNVVIYPVTTLRLAMYAVEVGLREIDSAGTQSGLINEMQHRSRLYELLRYADYNQFDSDIYNFALQGVNR; the protein is encoded by the coding sequence GTGACCGCGGGTCTGATCGGGTCGGTGGCCTCGGCCGCCGACAAGCGCGCACGGTTTCGCCGTGGACTGGATTCCGGTCGGCTGCTCCGCTTTCCCGGGGCGTTCTCACCGCTGGTCGCCAAACTGGTCGCCGAGATCGGTTTCGACGGCATCTACGTTTCGGGTGCGGTGTTGTCGGCCGACCTCGGGCTGCCGGATATCGGCCTGACCACGCTCACCGAGATCTCGAGCCGAGGTGCCCAGATCGCGGGAGTCAACGATCTGCCGACGTTGATCGATGCTGACACCGGATTCGGTGAGCCGATGAGTGCAGCGCGCACGGTCACGGTGTTGGAGGACGCTGGCTTGGCCGGCTGCCACCTGGAAGACCAGGTGAATCCGAAACGGTGTGGCCACCTGGACGGCAAGGCCGTCGTGCCGACCGAGGAGATGGTCAAACGGCTTCGGGCGGCGGTTGCGGCCCGACGCGATCCGAACTTCATCATCTGCGCCAGGACCGATGCTGCCGGTATCGAAGGTGTGCCGGCCGCCATCGACCGGGCCAAGGCATACGCGGATGCCGGCGCCGACCTGATCTTCACCGAAGCGCTCCACACGCCCCTGGATTTCGAGCAGTTCCGTGCGGGTGTCGACACACCGCTGCTGGCGAATATGACGGAATTCGGCAAGTCCGAACTGCTGACGGCCGCCCAGCTGTCCGATATCGGCTACAACGTCGTGATCTACCCGGTAACCACCCTGCGGCTGGCGATGTACGCCGTCGAGGTTGGATTGCGCGAGATCGATTCCGCAGGAACGCAATCCGGGCTAATCAATGAGATGCAACACCGCAGCCGCCTATACGAACTGCTGCGCTATGCCGATTACAACCAGTTCGACTCCGATATCTACAACTTCGCGCTACAAGGAGTGAACCGATGA
- a CDS encoding bifunctional 2-methylcitrate synthase/citrate synthase, which yields MTAPTIHKGLAGVVVDTTAISKVVPETNSLTYRGYPVQDLAAHCSFEQVAYLLWHGELPTDHELSLFTQRERASRRIDRSVHSLLAKLPDNCHPMDVVRTAISYLGAEDPDEDDSTQPANYAKSLRMFAVLPTIVAADIRRRRGLEPIAPHSQLSYAENFLTMSLGEIPDPLIVRAFEQSMILYAEHSFNASTFAARVVTSTQSDIYSAVTAAIGALKGSLHGGANEAVMHDMIEIGSADRAAEWLHGKLSRKDKVMGFGHRVYKNGDSRVPTMKAALTRVVEARGGQRWMDIYNVLESSMFAATKIKPNLDFPTGPAYYLMGFDIPSFTPLFVMSRITGWTAHIMEQAASNALIRPLSEYSGQPQRALA from the coding sequence ATGACTGCTCCCACGATCCACAAGGGGCTGGCCGGTGTCGTGGTCGACACGACCGCTATCTCCAAGGTGGTTCCCGAGACCAACTCGCTAACCTATCGGGGTTATCCCGTGCAGGATCTGGCCGCGCACTGCAGCTTTGAGCAGGTCGCCTACCTGTTGTGGCACGGCGAATTGCCCACCGACCACGAGCTGTCTTTGTTCACCCAGCGGGAACGTGCATCGCGGCGGATCGACCGGTCGGTCCACTCCCTGCTGGCCAAGCTGCCCGACAACTGCCATCCGATGGATGTGGTGCGCACCGCCATCAGTTACCTCGGGGCCGAGGATCCCGACGAGGATGACAGCACCCAGCCCGCCAACTATGCCAAGTCGTTGCGGATGTTCGCGGTGCTCCCGACGATCGTGGCCGCCGATATCCGGCGTCGCCGCGGACTGGAGCCGATCGCACCGCACAGCCAGCTGAGCTACGCCGAGAATTTCCTGACGATGAGTCTCGGCGAGATTCCGGACCCGTTGATCGTCAGGGCATTCGAGCAGTCGATGATCCTGTACGCCGAGCACAGCTTCAACGCGTCGACGTTCGCCGCGCGGGTGGTGACCTCGACGCAATCCGATATCTACAGCGCCGTGACGGCGGCGATCGGCGCCTTGAAGGGATCCCTACACGGTGGCGCCAACGAGGCCGTCATGCACGACATGATCGAGATCGGTTCCGCCGATCGAGCGGCGGAATGGTTGCACGGCAAGCTGTCCCGTAAGGACAAAGTGATGGGTTTCGGGCACCGGGTCTACAAGAACGGCGACTCGCGGGTGCCCACCATGAAGGCCGCGCTGACCCGTGTCGTGGAAGCGCGCGGCGGCCAGCGCTGGATGGACATCTACAACGTGCTGGAATCGTCGATGTTCGCCGCCACCAAGATCAAGCCCAATCTCGATTTCCCGACCGGTCCGGCGTACTACCTGATGGGCTTCGACATCCCCAGCTTCACACCGCTGTTCGTGATGAGCCGGATCACCGGATGGACCGCGCACATCATGGAGCAGGCGGCGTCGAACGCATTGATCCGGCCGCTGTCCGAGTACTCGGGCCAGCCGCAGCGCGCGCTCGCGTAA
- a CDS encoding MFS transporter: MTIDQSLESAWTGHTRGSAAYARLLAALFCAGVATFAQLYSPQAVLPLISSDLGIGAANAALVVSVSTAGLAIGVIPWSALADRMGRVKAIAISVSGATVVGMLVPFAPTFGLLMAGRFIEGLLVGGVPGIAVAYLTEEVDPVHAARAAGTFVAGTTIGGLLGRLVSSPVAEIAGWRIGVFTVAVICGFAAMAFVKLAPEPRGFTPPSAGGANPEGNLGHRLAANLRTPRQLVLFAQGFLLMGGFVALYNFLGFRLTAAPFHLPPSLVSLVFLAYLAGTWASSRAGAEAARFGRRRVLLVSVAVMMVGVAITLSDNVFAVLIGLVVATAGFFGAHSTAAGWTGQAAPVGKAQASSLYNLFYYGGSSAIGWLGGIAFDARGWTAVAVTILVLAAVAAALAALVLRESHLAPGGARPGCQLRG, translated from the coding sequence GTGACCATTGACCAGTCCCTGGAATCTGCCTGGACCGGGCATACCCGGGGATCAGCGGCCTACGCGCGGCTGCTGGCAGCACTGTTCTGTGCGGGCGTGGCGACGTTTGCGCAGTTGTACTCACCGCAGGCCGTGCTTCCGCTGATCTCGTCGGACCTGGGGATCGGCGCTGCCAATGCGGCACTGGTGGTTTCGGTGTCCACGGCGGGACTGGCGATCGGTGTCATTCCGTGGTCGGCGCTGGCTGACCGCATGGGCCGGGTGAAGGCGATCGCGATCTCGGTGTCAGGCGCCACCGTCGTCGGGATGTTGGTGCCGTTCGCGCCGACGTTCGGACTACTGATGGCCGGCCGGTTCATCGAGGGACTGTTGGTCGGCGGTGTGCCCGGCATCGCGGTGGCCTACTTGACCGAAGAAGTCGATCCGGTGCACGCCGCCAGGGCGGCCGGCACTTTCGTGGCGGGCACCACGATCGGTGGTCTGCTTGGGCGCCTGGTGTCCAGCCCGGTCGCCGAGATCGCCGGGTGGCGAATCGGTGTCTTCACCGTGGCGGTCATCTGCGGATTCGCAGCCATGGCCTTCGTCAAGCTGGCGCCCGAGCCGAGGGGCTTCACCCCGCCGTCAGCGGGCGGCGCCAACCCGGAAGGCAACCTCGGCCATCGGCTGGCCGCCAACCTGCGCACGCCCCGTCAGCTGGTGCTCTTCGCCCAGGGCTTTCTGTTGATGGGCGGCTTCGTGGCGCTCTACAACTTCCTCGGCTTCCGCTTGACTGCCGCGCCGTTTCATCTCCCGCCGTCCTTGGTGAGCCTGGTGTTCCTCGCCTACCTGGCCGGGACATGGGCGTCGTCGCGGGCCGGTGCCGAGGCCGCGCGCTTCGGCCGCAGGCGGGTCTTGCTGGTCTCCGTAGCCGTCATGATGGTCGGAGTCGCGATCACCCTGAGCGACAACGTGTTTGCCGTCCTGATCGGCTTGGTAGTTGCCACGGCGGGATTCTTCGGCGCGCACTCCACGGCCGCCGGGTGGACCGGCCAAGCGGCACCGGTCGGCAAGGCTCAAGCCTCGTCGCTGTACAACCTCTTCTACTACGGCGGTTCCAGTGCCATCGGCTGGCTGGGCGGGATCGCGTTCGACGCGCGCGGTTGGACCGCCGTCGCTGTCACGATTCTGGTGCTGGCCGCCGTCGCCGCAGCACTGGCGGCATTGGTGCTGCGCGAGAGCCACCTTGCTCCGGGCGGCGCCCGACCTGGATGCCAACTTCGTGGCTGA